The Streptococcus mitis genome has a segment encoding these proteins:
- the prmA gene encoding 50S ribosomal protein L11 methyltransferase, with amino-acid sequence METWQELKVTVKREGEELVSNLLIELGAQGVAIEDSMDYVGNVDRFGEIFPEVEQQEEIVVTAYYPDTVDVAVVEADLQARLAELTDFMDLGEVKMGTTALAEEDWADNWKKYYEPARITHDLTIVPSWTDYEATAGEKIIKLDPGMAFGTGTHPTTKMSLFALEQVLRGGETVLDVGTGSGVLSIASSLLGAKEIFAYDLDDVAVRVAQENIELNPGMENIHVAAGDLLKGVEIEADVIVANILADILIHLTDDAYRLVKDEGYLIMSGIIKDKWDMVRESAESAGFFLETHMVQGEWNACVFKKTKDISGVIGG; translated from the coding sequence ATGGAAACATGGCAAGAGTTAAAAGTTACAGTGAAGCGTGAGGGAGAGGAGCTGGTCTCTAATCTCTTGATTGAGCTAGGAGCGCAAGGTGTTGCGATTGAAGACAGCATGGACTATGTGGGAAATGTGGATCGTTTTGGTGAGATTTTCCCAGAGGTTGAGCAGCAAGAAGAAATCGTTGTAACAGCCTACTATCCTGATACGGTTGATGTGGCAGTGGTTGAGGCGGATTTGCAGGCTCGCCTGGCAGAATTGACAGACTTTATGGATTTGGGAGAGGTCAAGATGGGGACGACTGCCTTGGCTGAGGAAGACTGGGCAGACAACTGGAAGAAATACTATGAACCAGCTCGTATCACTCATGATTTGACCATCGTGCCATCTTGGACAGACTATGAGGCGACTGCGGGAGAAAAGATTATCAAGCTGGATCCTGGTATGGCCTTCGGAACTGGGACCCATCCAACCACTAAGATGAGCCTCTTTGCCTTGGAGCAGGTCCTTCGTGGTGGCGAAACGGTGCTAGATGTGGGGACTGGTTCAGGGGTTCTCTCTATTGCCAGCTCGCTGCTTGGTGCTAAGGAAATTTTCGCCTATGACCTAGATGATGTGGCAGTTCGTGTTGCTCAGGAAAATATTGAGCTCAACCCTGGTATGGAAAACATCCATGTAGCAGCAGGAGACTTGCTTAAGGGAGTTGAGATTGAGGCAGATGTGATTGTAGCTAATATCTTGGCGGATATCCTCATTCATCTGACAGACGATGCCTATCGTTTGGTTAAGGACGAAGGCTACCTCATCATGAGTGGGATTATCAAGGACAAGTGGGACATGGTGCGCGAGTCGGCTGAGTCAGCTGGATTTTTCCTTGAAACCCACATGGTTCAAGGGGAATGGAATGCCTGTGTTTTCAAAAAAACTAAGGATATTTCAGGTGTGATTGGAGGCTAG
- a CDS encoding 16S rRNA (uracil(1498)-N(3))-methyltransferase, whose translation MQQYFVKGSAISPVTIEDKETSKHMFQVMRLKEDDEVTLVFDDGIKRLARVLDVEARQFELVQELAGNVELPVQVTIASGFPKGDKLEFITQKVTELGASQIWAFPADWSVAKWDGKKLGKKVEKLEKIALGAAEQSKRNLVPSVTLFEKKSDFLAQLDQFDRIVVAYEESAKEGEAAAFLQAVSGLEKGAKLLFIFGPEGGLSPAEIESFEAKGAVLAGLGPRILRAETAPLYALSALSVLLELEK comes from the coding sequence ATGCAGCAGTATTTTGTCAAGGGGAGTGCCATCTCTCCTGTCACCATCGAGGACAAGGAAACCAGCAAGCATATGTTTCAGGTTATGCGCTTGAAAGAAGATGATGAGGTTACTTTGGTCTTTGATGATGGAATTAAGCGCTTGGCGCGTGTGCTGGATGTGGAAGCCCGTCAGTTTGAGTTGGTCCAAGAATTGGCTGGCAATGTGGAACTGCCAGTCCAAGTGACCATTGCATCCGGCTTTCCCAAGGGGGACAAGCTGGAGTTTATCACTCAAAAAGTAACCGAGCTCGGAGCCAGCCAAATCTGGGCCTTTCCTGCCGATTGGTCCGTTGCTAAGTGGGATGGCAAGAAATTGGGTAAAAAGGTTGAAAAACTAGAAAAAATCGCCCTTGGAGCAGCAGAACAAAGCAAGCGTAATCTAGTACCGAGTGTCACACTTTTCGAGAAAAAATCAGACTTTCTAGCCCAACTGGACCAGTTTGACCGCATCGTAGTGGCTTATGAAGAGTCGGCCAAAGAAGGTGAAGCCGCTGCGTTCTTACAAGCGGTCTCTGGTCTTGAAAAAGGAGCCAAACTGCTCTTTATCTTTGGTCCAGAAGGTGGTCTGTCACCTGCAGAAATCGAAAGTTTTGAAGCTAAGGGAGCAGTCTTGGCAGGACTTGGCCCTCGTATCTTGCGAGCAGAAACAGCACCACTTTACGCCTTATCAGCCCTTAGTGTTTTATTAGAATTAGAGAAATAA